The following proteins are co-located in the Vigna angularis cultivar LongXiaoDou No.4 chromosome 2, ASM1680809v1, whole genome shotgun sequence genome:
- the LOC108347995 gene encoding uncharacterized protein LOC108347995: MPFTMKIQPIDSPGHEEALRVEPVKPMMKSRLKRLLERQFSGVLRNSAAEKIVAEELPRSGKDGFSDLEPSSVCLAKMVQSFMEGNHEKHSGAVKGARNRYSSFEDSSDAETLVFSSFSDSSFSSSAETQEILKGLVACTSVYERNLLADTTKIIEKNKATCKRKDDCCRKIITEGLLAVGYDASVCKSRWEKSTFCPAGEYEYIDVIIGKERVVVDVDFRSEFEIARPTKTYKAILHTLPYVFVGTCDRLQSIVAIASEAAKLSLKKRCMHVPPWRKVEYVRAKWFSPYTCSRGVKEETEEKKHLVEALLLTAAAECDTSREDYEKSKSKLVSKKPLEMKPKSSQSGLAAVFHEKP; this comes from the exons ATGCCTTTCACAATGAAGATTCAGCCAATTGATTCGCCCGGTCATGAAGAGGCCCTTCGGGTTGAGCCGGTGAAGCCGATGATGAAGTCGCGGCTGAAGCGACTCTTGGAGCGCCAGTTCTCTGGTGTCCTCCGCAATTCGGCGGCGGAGAAGATCGTGGCCGAGGAGCTGCCGCGTTCCGGCAAAGATGGTTTTTCTGATCTCGAACCGAGTTCAGTGTGTCTGGCGAAGATGGTGCAGAGTTTCATGGAGGGGAATCACGAGAAGCATTCCGGTGCCGTAAAAGGCGCCCGTAACCGCTACAGTAGCTTCGAGGATAGCTCTGACGCGGAAACGCTAGTGTTTAGTAGTTTCAGCGACTCGAGTTTTTCTTCCTCTGCTGAAACGCAGGAAATCCTCAAG GGTTTGGTGGCATGTACGAGTGTTTATGAGAGGAATTTGCTAGCGGACACTACAAAGATCATTGAGAAGAACAAGGCAACGTGCAAACGCAAGGACGATTGTTGCAGAAAGATCATCACTGAAGGGTTGTTGGCTGTCGGATACGACGCTTCTGTATGCAAATCTCGCTGGGAAAAATCAACTTTCTGCCCTGCCG GTGAATATGAATACATTGATGTGATAATAGGAAAGGAGCGGGTGGTGGTTGACGTTGACTTTAGATCAGAGTTCGAGATTGCTCGACCCACCAAGACATACAAAGCGATCCTCCATACTCTTCCTTACGTGTTCGTTGGCACGTGCGACCGGTTGCAGAGCATCGTGGCAATCGCTTCGGAGGCGGCGAAACTGAGTCTGAAGAAAAGGTGCATGCATGTTCCGCCGTGGAGAAAAGTAGAATACGTCAGAGCCAAATGGTTCTCCCCCTACACGTGCTCGCGTGGAGTCAAAGAGGAGACCGAAGAGAAAAAGCACCTTGTGGAAGCGTTGTTGTTAACTGCTGCTGCTGAATGCGATACTTCCCGTGAAGATTATGAAAAATCAAAGTCAAAGTTGGTGTCTAAGAAGCCACTGGAGATGAAACCCAAGAGCTCACAGTCCGGTTTGGCAGCTGTGTTCCATGAAAAGccgtaa
- the LOC108347940 gene encoding histone H2A variant 1, which yields MAGKGGKGLVAGKTTAANKDKDKDKKRPVSRSSRAGIQFPVGRIHRQLKQRVQANGRVGATAAVYLASILEYLTAEVLELAGNASKDLKVKRITPRHLQLAIRGDEELDTLIKGTIAGGGVIPHIHKSLINKAAKE from the exons ATGGCGGGAAAAGGAGGGAAGGGGCTCGTGGCTGGGAAAACCACCGCTGCCAACAAGGACAAAGACAAGGATAAGAAAAGGCCTGTCTCTCGTTCATCCCGTGCTGGGATCCAG TTTCCAGTGGGGCGTATCCACAGGCAGTTGAAGCAAAGGGTGCAAGCCAATGGACGTGTGGGGGCAACTGCTGCAGTATACTTGGCATCAATTCTGGAATATCTGACTGCTGAGGTTCTGGAGTTGGCTGGGAATGCAAGCAAGGATCTGAAGGTGAAGAGGATCACACCCAGACACTTGCAGCTGGCTATCAGGGGAGACGAGGAACTTGACACCCTCATCAAAGGGACCATTGCTGGTGGTGGTGTCATCCCTCACATCCACAAGTCCTTGATCAACAAGGCTGCCAAAGAATGA
- the LOC108347954 gene encoding uncharacterized protein LOC108347954: MAASCGGSFLTLWCAGAIQNQHVSQPTTFLGAPDYHHRKRKTLHRLVVVAVTQGSAESSKSEEKIPSWAKPDSDEPPPWARDEANKNTSEQGFEIPFFAYLLASAITAIAAIGSIFEYVNQRPVFGVLTSDSVFYAPLLGFFVFTGIPSSAFLWFKSVQAANKEAEEQDKKDGYL; encoded by the exons atGGCGGCCAGTTGCGGTGGCAGCTTCTTAACACTGTGGTGTGCCGGTGCTATCCAAAATCAACATGTATCACAACCTACAACATTTCTTGGAGCTCCCGACTACCACCATAGGAAGAGGAAAACACTGCATAGGTTAGTTGTGGTAGCTGTGACCCAAGGCTCCGCCGAATCAAGTAAATCAGAGGAAAAAATCCCTTCCTGGGCTAAACCAGATTCCGATGAACCACCACCATGGGCCAGGGATGAGGCCAACAAAAACACTTCGGAGCAAGGATTTGAAATCCCATTCTTCGCCTATTTACTTGCCTCTGCCATCACAGCAATTGCTGCT ATTGGCTCCATCTTTGAATATGTGAACCAAAGACCGGTGTTTGGAGTATTAACCTCGGACAGCGTGTTTTATGCTCCCTTGCTTGGTTTTTTTGTCTTCACTGGCATTCCCTCTTCG GCTTTCCTTTGGTTCAAATCTGTTCAAGCTGCTAACAAGGAAGCAGAGGAACAAGACAAGAAGGATGGATATTTATAG